The following is a genomic window from Thermodesulforhabdaceae bacterium.
TTTGAAAGCATGGGCTTGAGTTGGAAGAGTCTTCAACGAAAGTGAGTTCCCGCTCTCTTAAGTATTCAAGGATTTCTTTTCGAGAAAGGCACAGAAGGGGTCTAATAATGTTTCTATCCTTTTCCAGGGGACGCATTCCTTCAAGCCCCTCAAAACCCGTGCCCCGAAAAAGTCTTAATAAAAGTTCTTCAGCCTGATCGTCACCGTGGTGAGCAAGAGCGATGCTGTGAGCCTGAAGCCGTTTTCTCGCCCGTTCGAAGGCTTCGTGACGGCAGAGCCTTGCGCCCATCTCCAGAGATACTCCCATGCGGCGACAGGTGGAAAAGACATCAACTCTTTCAGTCAAAACATCTTCAATCCCTGCCTTTTTCATAGTCTGGACAACAAATTCCTCTTCCGAATCGGATTCGGGTCTGATACCGTGGTTGACATGAATGACGGAATATCTGGAAACTTCAAGTAGCCTTTTAAGTCTTAACAGAATGTAAGCCATTGCTATAGAGTCAGGTCCACCGGAGACTCCAAGCAAAATATGTTCCCCCGGGGATATGAGCCGGTAAAATCTTATGAAACGATAAACCTCGCTTTCGGCGGGATGAAGGCTTTTTTGATGCTGGTTCTGGTTGTTCATTTGGGCGATAAGCGGGAGCGTGTTCCCACGCCCCGACTCTGCTGTGAATTCAATACAGGGGCGACTCTTACCTGTCGCCCCCGCGCAGTTTATTCTGTGGCACTAACTGGTGAAGAACTTCCCCCGGGATGTAGCGGCGCAATAGCTCTGGTTGCGTCCCTGGTAGTTTCTTTTCCGGATTTTTTATTTTGACTTGCCGCAATGTCAGGTATGGCTT
Proteins encoded in this region:
- the tilS gene encoding tRNA lysidine(34) synthetase TilS, producing the protein MNNQNQHQKSLHPAESEVYRFIRFYRLISPGEHILLGVSGGPDSIAMAYILLRLKRLLEVSRYSVIHVNHGIRPESDSEEEFVVQTMKKAGIEDVLTERVDVFSTCRRMGVSLEMGARLCRHEAFERARKRLQAHSIALAHHGDDQAEELLLRLFRGTGFEGLEGMRPLEKDRNIIRPLLCLSRKEILEYLRERELTFVEDSSNSSPCFQRNRVRMELIPLAEDIFKRPITKILNRFTDLASQENDYWEREINRILPEICLEEQEGKIVIRADRFTLLHTALQRRFIRYIFQRLRSTCYGISYANIEAVRKLIVESQSGKELHIKEIALIRKGSHITFEKCSMKNKRGTRQCHAP